The Betta splendens chromosome 7, fBetSpl5.4, whole genome shotgun sequence genome includes a window with the following:
- the fam43b gene encoding protein FAM43B: protein MLPWRRSKFVLVEDEAKSKAKSLGTGLTYHSILSSLLRSCPDLLPDCPFDWVGSIFHTKRQKVQLNKEDPVYSVRYLGSVVTITAKGDGCTQEAVAKIWARSNYGDQSVKMRLTVGPQGIRMSADKSGKKKPVHLYSLNRITYCAADPCRPKILAWVYRHQVKNMAVVLRCHAVLVTKSEKAQAIAHSLHQNASSAFSEFKRLKRQSDFRHCQQQLLGEDAVPLMPLRRLLNGQCHYRPPADNPGSAARLCSITEEEEEAEEEEEGVTRGPERAGEEQREKQKVFTTNTDPTQLLSELDIGDIARLEQCQINFVGDGNNNTFTFITSLV from the coding sequence ATGCTGCCCTGGAGGCGAAGTAAGTTTGTGCTGGTGGAGGATGAAGCCAAGAGCAAAGCCAAGAGCCTGGGGACCGGGCTGACCTACCACTCCATCCTCTCCTCGCTGCTGCGCTCCTGCCCCGACCTGCTGCCCGACTGCCCGTTCGACTGGGTGGGCAGCATCTTCCACACCAAGAGGCAAAAGGTGCAGCTGAACAAGGAGGACCCCGTGTACAGCGTGCGCTACCTGGGGAGCGTGGTCACCATCACGGCCAAGGGCGACGGCTGCACCCAGGAGGCGGTGGCCAAAATCTGGGCGAGGAGCAACTACGGGGACCAGAGCGTGAAGATGCGGCTGACGGTGGGGCCGCAGGGCATCCGCATGAGCGCCGACAAGTCCGGCAAGAAGAAGCCCGTGCACCTGTACTCGCTGAACCGGATCACCTACTGCGCCGCCGACCCGTGCCGGCCCAAGATCCTGGCCTGGGTCTACAGGCACCAGGTCAAGAACATGGCGGTGGTGCTCCGGTGCCACGCCGTGCTGGTCACCAAGTCGGAGAAGGCGCAGGCCATCGCCCACAGCCTGCACCAGAACGCCAGCTCCGCCTTCAGCGAGTTCAAGCGGCTGAAGCGCCAGAGCGACTTCCGGCactgccagcagcagctgctgggcgaGGACGCCGTGCCGCTCATGCCGCTGAGGCGGCTGCTCAACGGCCAGTGCCACTACCGGCCGCCGGCCGACAACCCGGGGAGCGCCGCTCGCCTCTGCTCcatcacggaggaggaggaggaggcggaggaggaggaggagggggtgacaCGGGGGCCAGAGAGGGCgggagaggagcagcgggagaagCAGAAGGTCTTCACCACCAACACCGACCCCACTCAGCTGCTGTCGGAGCTGGACATTGGGGACATTGCCCGACTGGAGCAGTGCCAGATCAACTTCGTCGGCGACGGCAACAACAACACGTTCACGTTCATAACTTCCCTGGTGTGA